Part of the Anaerolineales bacterium genome is shown below.
TGTTTTCATCGCCCCGTATACAGGGGGCACGCAAAGTGGGTCGGTGAAGATCGCGCTGGCATTTGATTTACCTCTGGTCGTCACGGAGCATAGTGCCGAGGGGATACAAGGTGCAAATCCCGATTTCTTGTATGTAGTTCCCGTACAAGATTCAGTGGCTATTGCGGATGCGCTCGAGCGACATCTCGATAAAAAGATGATTGCCGTTAGTCATCAACAAGATCGAGGCGACTGGGAGAATCTATACCAGGCGATTTATAAGTACGCAAATATCAATCATGATGATCTTTCTTAGGAGAATGGTTTAGCTTTGCAAAGCAGAATTGAAAATATAGTAATAAGCAACAAATCAGCCGCGAAGAAACTCATTAATATCTTAGGGGTGGTCTTTGCTGTATTGGCTAGTGTTTACTTTGTCACTTTTTTCCTTCACCATTTCTCATCTTTACCTCGCCTTACTTGGGATTTTCCTGCAATCCTCAACACATTTGCCGCATTATTTTTATATGGCTTATCCTTTCTCACTATGGCTTATGTATGGTTTGTTCTCTTGTGTGGTACTGGGGAAGAAGCGCATTATAGTGAGGCTGTCACGATGCTCGCACTGGCACAATTTGGAAAGTACATTCCAGGAAAGGTCGCACCGCAGATTGGTCGTCTGGCGCTGGCAAAGATCTACGGTTACCAAGGCTCGAGAGTGATCGTCAGTATGGTCTTGGAAATCGGTTGGTCGATCTCCCCTTCTTAGTCTTTGCGTTTCTATTGTCAGTGGTGAACTTCTTGCTTTCAGGTGGGATTGCAGATTTCTTATTGCACGGGATTTTTCATGCATCACACAGCAACCTGTGGACACTCTCGGGTTTGTATTCCATCGCATGGGTCGTTGGATTT
Proteins encoded:
- a CDS encoding lysylphosphatidylglycerol synthase domain-containing protein translates to MWKVHSRKGRTADWSSGAGKDLRLPRLESDRQYGLGNRLVDLPFLVFAFLLSVVNFLLSGGIADFLLHGIFHASHSNLWTLSGLYSIAWVVGFITPGAPAGLGVRETIFLTALRPIYGEGAALGITVTMRVLTAFGDALIFAVGICLRKWVRPAAIT